From Desulfurispira natronophila:
GACTTTTTCACGCTTTTGGAAACCAGTCGCATGGATAACCGTATAGAAAAGAAGTTTTCCTCGTGAAGCAGTTGGTCAAGTATGCACTCGCCTTGTTTCTGGTGGTAGCTTATGGAGTCTTGAGCGTCAGTATTTCCCTGCTGCCGGTATCGCCTGTGCGCCGGCGCCGGCTGCGCACGCAAGTGACAACCTTTGTTTGTCGTTGGGGTTTGCGGCTGCTGGGAGTGCGGGTACAGTATCGGGGAGAGGTGTCTGCGTCAGGTGCCCTGATGGTGTGCAATCATCTTTCCAGTCTGGATATACTGATCATCGCCGCCCAGGCACCCACGGTATTTGTCTCTTCACAAGAGGTTCAGCAAATGCCGCTGGTGGGCACTCTGGCCCGACTGGGGGGAACGGTTTTTGTTGATCGACGGCGATGGCGCTCACTGCCAGCTGAGCAGCAGAAACTGATCCACCTCTTGCAGCACGGTTTTCGCGTTTGCCTCTTTCCCGAAGCCACTTCATCCAATGGCAGACGGGTACTGCCATTTCGCAGCGCCTTACTTGACATCGCCCGCACCACGGGCAGCCGGATCTATCCCTACTGCCTGAGCTATCGCTCTATTAACTCCCAGCCGCTTGACTTGGAGCGTCTGGAGCAGCTCTGCTACTTTGGTGATATGGGTTTTCTGACCCATTTGCGGCAGGTGTTTCGCTGTCGCCGTATTACGGCGCGCCTGGTAGCCCTTCCGCCAGTATTCGCTGGTGAAACAGGCCATCGCAAAGCGTTGGGGGAGCAACTGCAGCGGAGCGTTCAGCAGGCTTACACTCCGCCACCACCGGCCAGGCAGATGCTTTGCTGAGATGGTTATTTACCGTTGGCTGAGGCAGACCTGCATAGCCGGCCTGGTGGTGATCTTCCCCGCCGCCGTAACTCTGGCTTTTTTCCATTTCCTGCTGGATCGCATCGA
This genomic window contains:
- a CDS encoding 1-acyl-sn-glycerol-3-phosphate acyltransferase, whose amino-acid sequence is MKQLVKYALALFLVVAYGVLSVSISLLPVSPVRRRRLRTQVTTFVCRWGLRLLGVRVQYRGEVSASGALMVCNHLSSLDILIIAAQAPTVFVSSQEVQQMPLVGTLARLGGTVFVDRRRWRSLPAEQQKLIHLLQHGFRVCLFPEATSSNGRRVLPFRSALLDIARTTGSRIYPYCLSYRSINSQPLDLERLEQLCYFGDMGFLTHLRQVFRCRRITARLVALPPVFAGETGHRKALGEQLQRSVQQAYTPPPPARQMLC